CCCATATCGGCGTTGGCATCAGGCGCCTTGGGTGCCCGTAGGAGTGACAATCGCATCGTCTTGCCTGCAGTCGCAAAACCATACTTGCTATCATTGAGAATAGAAACGCCATAGTTGTTCTCCGAGAGATCAGCAAACTTGTGGCAGCACACCTCAAACTTGGCCATGTCCCAGCTTGTGTTGTAATGAGTTGGCCGCTTGGTGATACTGAAAGCGGTCTCGTAGGAGGCCTCGGCATTTACTACATTGACAGGGAATTCGaccttgaggaacttggagTCCTCATGCCAGTTGACGTCCGCTCTGATATCAACCCGAGAAGGTTGCCCTTTGAGGGCTGCAGAGAGGGTGGTGTATGACTTGATATAACTGTTCTCGCTGATCTTGACATCAGTGACCAGAGTGACTCGATGAGGCTTTTGTTCAAAAatctttgtctttccatATTCGACCTTTCGGCGCGCGTCGAGATGGTATACCTCTACATCCCATGCTTGCCAGTAAAGAGGAATATCATCGAAGATGACAAATTTGTTTGCCTCTCCACCCTTTTCAATAACCTCACGATCGTTGACCACATCGTAAAGCGATGTAATGACACCGCTTTCGACGACAACGCGGAGTTGCTCGTTTTGCAGGACATAAACATCAGTAGACTGCTCCATGACGGTCACCGCAGGCTTTTCTTCCTGTGTTTTAAACGTGCGAAGATTGAGCAGCTGGCCGTCGCCACAAGCAACACCGACTTCAGTTTCAGAAAGCTCGACAAGCTCCTTACGATGCCATGGCAGGGTGTTGATGGCAACAGACTCGTTGAGGCACGTTGAGAGTTCGCTAGAGACGTTGAGCGATTCATACAAATCCTTCAGGAGGCGTTTGCCAGTTTCAAAGACTTCAGCGTAGACCTATACCATATTAGCAAAGCTCCCGCAGTTATGGGACGAGATACCTTATCCGAGTCATCGTAGCACATTTCAATGCTACTTCCTGGCAGACAGTCGTGGAACTGGCACAGCAGAACAGCCTCCCACATGTCGTCCAAATCCTTGGTCGGGTACTTGTACGACTTGTTTTTGATTGATGCGAAAGTTGCCAATTGTTCAATATCTCGCAGCATCACTTCGGCTTTTCGATTGTAATACTTGTTGTTGGCTTGTGTGGTATACGTTCCTCTGTGTAGTTCAAAATACAACTCCCCATACCATGTAGGGAATTCGCTGGCCTTGCAGTTGAGACGGTCGAAGTAGTCATCAACTGTCAGCcccatcttgatctttggGATACCGCCGATAGTGTTGCTGATTCCGGCACATCGTCTGAGCTTTTCGAAGTGTTGCCAAGTTGGGCCACCGCCGCCATCACCCTTTCCAAAGACAAGTAGAGACGAACTGTCAACACGCATTGTTTTGTGGTTTGCAATGCTCCTCTTGAGATCACCGAAATCAGCGTTTGCTGTATATGTCTCAGAGGGAGGCATGTGGCAGATGACCTGACTTCCATCAGGGCTTACCCACATGAAAGTAGTGTGAGGAAAGTTGTTGATGTTATTCCAGCTCAGTTTCTGGGTCAGAAAACGGTCCATACCAGCTAATCGGCAAAGCTGTGGAAGCTGGCTTGAGTATCCGAAGGTGTCTGGCAGCCAAAAAGTTCGACATCGAGAACCAAACTCGGCCTCGAAGAACCTCTGGCCATAAAAGAACTGGCGGACAAGTGATTCGCCGCTGGGCAAGTTTGTGTCGTGCTCGACCCAGCTGCCACCAATAGGATGAAATTGACCCTCCTTTACCTTCTGCTTGACACGTTTATATGCAGCAGGATAGTACGCCTTTAGCCACTTGTATTGTTGGGCTTGGGAGCAGGCAAAGTTGGATTCTGGGTAGCGATCCATGAGGTCGCATTGGTTCATCCACGATCGAACAACCTTGCGCTTTGTTTCAGCCCAGGGCCACAGCCAACAGCTGTCGATGTGGCAATGACCGATTCCAAAAACAACAGGTTCCTTTCCTCCTTCGTAGACCTTGTGAGAGTCTACATCAGGGCCAAGAATTTCACGGGCAATCTCGCGGCATTTAAGGATCGATTCCTGATTGTTGACCTCAaaggtgttgatgatcttcatggCAACAGATAAAGCATGGTTCTGTTCAGCTGAGTTCTCGGGTAGTTCTCGAgcagcatcgccaatctcCCACATATCTAAGTGGAGTTTGCGAGCTGGGACATTGATGGCGACAATGTCAGccttgctgaggttgaaaCGTCTGTTGGGATCCGGCGGTGCAATGGTTGTCGTGCCGTTAGGGGCGTTTCCAAACATACCGTTACAGGCCATTTCGATATAAATTGTATGCTCCTCTCCGTCACGGAATGAGTCGGGAATGACCCATTCGATGCGTTCTCCGCTACCAGTGAGGCCTTGGATGGGAATACCATCTTCGGTCCAAATGGTGCCCTCGTTGTTGGCATCCCAATGAAGCTCAATGAGCTCTTCGTCCTTGGTCTCATCCGGTATACGCAGGACGACCTTAAACCAATGAGTGGACCAGGAGGGTCCAAAAGAGGTACCGGTATGGGTCTCCTTGAACTCGTGGCTTGTAGCCTCTTCAAAAGTTGGCCTGGAGAGATCTGGTGCATCCCACACTGACAATTGAACATGAGGTTTGCCCGAGTATCTGCCGTTGTACATGTTTCTATGAGGCATGTTAGTTCTTCGAAATTCcgagtgagtgagttgaTAATGCCATACGCTTGCAGGTTCACCTTATAGTACTGTCCTGACTTATAGAACGGTTCAATGCGGCCTTTCAGAATGCTCGTCTTTGGAACGCCGACAGGCCGTTCGGCGAAGAGAGGGTAGGAGGAGGCCTCTCCCTTGTTTTCGCTGCCACCGCCCATAGTGTAAATGTCGGGGTGtccaggagcaggaggagcagaTCGATTTGAAAGGCGCCGAAGCTTTCCGGAAGATGGGTGCAGCGGCTGGTCTTCCGGTGAAGGGGAATGACGACGACAGGCTGCCGAGGTCGAGAGAAGGCGATCGAATGTGTTGTTGATACTGTATAGTAATCGTGAGCGGGTGCTTGACACTTTAGTGGTATCGTCAAGCaatgaagaatgaagaaTGGAAGGAGGAGCAGAATCTCGAGTTGGGGCACAGCACGAAGGGAGAAGGAGAGTTAAATTGGTATCGTATAAAGAAAGATAACTAATCCACGTATGTTCAGAGAGGAGTGTTGTACGTATGCCAGCGAAACGTGGGAAGCTTTGTGTTAAGCTCTGTGTTAGGCCAAGTGAGCTCCATTGAGCTTCACGGAGGCGAAAGACAGCTGCCGAGCGATGTGTTGACAAAAAGGCCACTGCATACAGCCACCTGTGTACTGGCGAGATAATGTTGATGTATTTTTTTTTCGATATCCACGAACGCCGAGCCGAAATGGAAGCGGGGGATGCCCACTACAAGGTGACCATCCATTCCCGTCGAGTACCTCGACTGGGGTTTAAGCGCTTGCGGCACAGCAACCGGGGCAGAGGACACACTAGACTCGGAACGAACAACACTCTAAGCCAAGCAGAGTTTGGGAATGGGTCCAGGTGATTCACTGATCGGAATTTGGGGAACTGGTGGCGCGGGGAGATGGATCCGTTGCTTCAACTTGATGCAGCATAAATCACGTACCTCATCGCGTTGGTATACGACTATTGatcaatgaatgaatgatacTCGGATAGAAACCAGTCACAATATTATCGAAGTCGGTACACCCAAGTAATTTTGGACAGGACAGTTGTCGTGGTTTGGTGAAGAGTAATAATAGGAGAACGATTTAGTGCTGAGGATAAGTACTTAAGTTAGGGAGAATGCGA
This region of Fusarium verticillioides 7600 chromosome 3, whole genome shotgun sequence genomic DNA includes:
- a CDS encoding alpha-mannosidase, with translation MGGGSENKGEASSYPLFAERPVGVPKTSILKGRIEPFYKSGQYYKVNLQANMYNGRYSGKPHVQLSVWDAPDLSRPTFEEATSHEFKETHTGTSFGPSWSTHWFKVVLRIPDETKDEELIELHWDANNEGTIWTEDGIPIQGLTGSGERIEWVIPDSFRDGEEHTIYIEMACNGMFGNAPNGTTTIAPPDPNRRFNLSKADIVAINVPARKLHLDMWEIGDAARELPENSAEQNHALSVAMKIINTFEVNNQESILKCREIAREILGPDVDSHKVYEGGKEPVVFGIGHCHIDSCWLWPWAETKRKVVRSWMNQCDLMDRYPESNFACSQAQQYKWLKAYYPAAYKRVKQKVKEGQFHPIGGSWVEHDTNLPSGESLVRQFFYGQRFFEAEFGSRCRTFWLPDTFGYSSQLPQLCRLAGMDRFLTQKLSWNNINNFPHTTFMWVSPDGSQVICHMPPSETYTANADFGDLKRSIANHKTMRVDSSSLLVFGKGDGGGGPTWQHFEKLRRCAGISNTIGGIPKIKMGLTVDDYFDRLNCKASEFPTWYGELYFELHRGTYTTQANNKYYNRKAEVMLRDIEQLATFASIKNKSYKYPTKDLDDMWEAVLLCQFHDCLPGSSIEMCYDDSDKVYAEVFETGKRLLKDLYESLNVSSELSTCLNESVAINTLPWHRKELVELSETEVGVACGDGQLLNLRTFKTQEEKPAVTVMEQSTDVYVLQNEQLRVVVESGVITSLYDVVNDREVIEKGGEANKFVIFDDIPLYWQAWDVEVYHLDARRKVEYGKTKIFEQKPHRVTLVTDVKISENSYIKSYTTLSAALKGQPSRVDIRADVNWHEDSKFLKVEFPVNVVNAEASYETAFSITKRPTHYNTSWDMAKFEVCCHKFADLSENNYGVSILNDSKYGFATAGKTMRLSLLRAPKAPDANADMGRHSIRWAILPHKGSLSSTTVKAAYAFNNPLKPVTASKAVLESVSSAPIKLVNVDESDSLVLDTIKRGQDDEDVSRDDGLRINKGQSIILRVYESLGGRSRGVIETSFDVKRVTKTNILEDELEEIRKEDGKIPITLRPFEVATFKLEL